The genomic interval TAATAGCCACCGGATTGGATATTTGTTGCAGGGAATCCATAAGCAGCTGGACAGGATTGGTGAATAAATCCCAGCTGTTCCATCGTTCCACCCGCCCCAGATATATTCCAAACCCGGTAAGCCCAACACAACCTACAATACTCAGCCAGCCAGTGATTTCATTAAATAGCCGGTCGATGATCAGATGTGCCAGATACAAAGAAAATAATCCACATAATAAACCAGCCAACGCAAAAGAAAATACCAGAATAGAATCAAACCAGATGGGCACATGGGTATTGCCTTTCAGATGCAGCAGGTCGGTAATAATGTACGGCGAATTGGGCAGAAATAATAACCAGACCAGTAAACCCAGGCCAAAACAATACCTGTTCTGTGATCCGGTTTTCAGGCGTTCACTCAGAAAAAGCGTGATGAGCAAAGGTACCCAGGCCAGAAACAAATTCCAGGCAAGAAAAATATACCTGATCTGGTCGGCCACGATCATTCTGACCAGTAAAATACCGGTACAAAAACAGGAAAAGATGAATAATAACACAACAGGATTTATAACACGCTGACGGGCGTAACGGATTACTTGCATATGCAATATTTATTTTTTAAAGTACTTTGCATTACAAAGTTATTAGTAATATTTGAATTTGCAATAGGCCTATCAATATTGATTTACAGACAAATATTAAAAAACTGCAACAGCCGTTTAACATTTCCATATTACAGGAAGATATCACTACAGGACTGTACAACTTAATTAAAGATAGAACCTATATATCCCGGTAACTAAGTACGTTACGGATACTATCTTCGGTAAGAGGCTTTTCCAGATAACAGGCAACTTTATATTTGCGGGCTTTTTCTGTATCCCGTTGATTACTGGAAGTGGTCAGCATCACAATAGTAGTATTTTCATGTTTGAGGGCCGACATTTTATAAAATTCTTCCAGGAATTCAAATCCATCCATCACAGGCATATTCACATCCAGCAGAATTAAGTCAGGGCAAAAAGTATCAGTAGCCAGGCAATTTTGTTTCATAAAATGCAGCGCTTCTTCCCCGTTGGTAGTCGTATGGATTTTCTCGGTAATATCCATATCCTGAATGATGGTACGTGTCAGGTAGTTACTGGCAAAATCATCATCAATGAGCAACACACTTTGTAATTTTTTCATATTTCTTTAAAATAAATCATAAAGGTGGTTCCAACACCTTCCTGGCTTTCTACTGTTATTTTACCTCCACTGTTTTCAATGATTCTTTTTACGATATATAACCCGATTCCGGTTCCTTCTACATGGGTATGTGCCCGTTTAAACATCATAAATATTTTATCTAACTGATCTTTCCGGATTCCCAGGCCATTATCCCGAACCGATAACCGTATATATTCATCTACTTTGTCTGTAGCAAGGCTAATTTCCGGTTGCCGGCCGGTTGCTTTGTATTTAATGGCATTGGTAAGCAGGTTATACAATATACTTCTTAAATTTTTCCTGGCAAAGTGAATTTGTTCCACCTTAAAATCTGTAGTAATCAGCGCACCCGATGTTTCTATAACGTCGGCAATATCAGTTTTGATATCTGCAAATATTTCTGGGAACGATAAAGGCTCTACTGAACTTTCTACATCTTTCTGTACTTTGGTGATTTCCGTTAAGTCAACTATGGTTTGTTTAAGCCTGGTTACTGAAAGCTGGATCATGCGGAAAAGTTCTTTTTCCGGCTCACTTAACTTCCCACGGAGTTTATTGCCCATCATGGTAGTTAAGCCTTCAATATTAGTAACGGGTGCTTTCAAATCGTGGGAAGCTGTATATATAAAATTATCCAGGTCGGTGTTAATGCGGTTGAGCTGCTCGTTTTTCTGATACAATTCCTCCCTGGATTGCTCTAAATGTCCGACTAGTATCTTCTGTTCATGAATATCTGTACAGGTACCAAACCACTTTATAATTTCTCCATTCTCATTATACATGGGCAGAGCCCTGCCCAGAAACCAGCGGTAGGTTCCATCGTATTTTTTAAAGCGGTATTCTATTTCATATTGTTCACCAGTAGCCAGGCAATGGCTCCAGATTTGCTGTGTACGTTTAAAATCGTCGGGGTGTAATACCAGCGCCCAGCCTTTGTCTTTGGTTTCTTCATAGGTTAAGCCGGTATAATCGTACCATCGCTGGTTAAAATAATCGTGATCGCCATTAGGTTTGGTACGCCACACCAGTTGAGGCATAAATTCAGCCAGAAACTGAAATTGTTTTTGGGCTTCGGCCAGCTGTTCATTATTTAACCGGAGGGCTATATTGGCCTCATTGAGCAAATGTGTACTTTCCTCCACTTTTCGGCGGGCCATAAGATGTTCGGTTACTTCATACCCAAATGTGATCAAGCCAGATACTTTGCCATCCGATTCATGCAAAGGTTCATATATTAGGTTAAAATACTTTGTATAAGGTTTTCCATTATGTTCCCAATCTATCGTGATAGGCATTTCCTTGCCGATAAAACGTTCGCCTGTCTGGTACACCTGCCTGAGAATATCCATAACAGCAGGTTCCAGATTTGGAATTGCTTCTGCCAAAGGTCTGCCATCAATCGACTGGTCTGCAACGAAGGTTTTCAGGTACAAAGGATTAGCCAGCTCATAAATAAAATCTGGTCCTTTGTTTATGGCAAGCAATGCTGGCGCCTGTAAGAACAAAGTTTCCAGGCGATTGCGCTGTGTTTCCGCTTCCAGCAAGGCGGCTTTTTCCCGTTCCAGTAATATACTTTTAGCCTGGTTTGCTCTTTGCAAGGATTTAGTACGCTCTTGAATCTTGGTTTCCAGTTCAGTATTCAGATTGAGCAGGAGTTGTCTGGCCAGGGTCAGCTCTTCATTGGTTACGATTAATTCCTCATTGCTGGCGGCAACTTCTTCATTGCTTGACTTCAGCTCTTCATTCACGGTGCTAAGTTCTTCATTGCTGGTTGCCAGTTCCCTATTTAATGTGTCCATTTCCCGGGCATACACCTCTCTTTCCTGCAATTGCCGTTTGGTAGAGAAATATAGAAAAACAGCAATACCAAAAGTAGTGGCCAGAACGATCAAAATAAGGTACCTGGTAAAGGCAATAGAACGATTCAAGGCAACGGTTCTGGCAGCCAGAAGTCTGCTTTCTTCGTCTGCGATGTTATCAAATGTTTGCTGAATCTGCTCCGTCTTTCTCAAGCCCGGTTTGGCAGAAAAAAATTTTACCAGATTATCTGAATTACCAGCTTCTCTCAGCTGAATGGTCCGTTCAAAAAGGGCATATCTGTCCTGGATAAGTTTTCTCAGGGTTTGAATCTGCTTTTGCTGGACAGGGTTATTTCCGGTGAGCGAATCAATCAACTTCAGTTCATTATCTATAAGGGCAGTGCTGTTAATATACGGCTTTAAATAAGCACTATCCAGGCTGAGCACATACCCCCTAACAGCAGATTCAGCTTGAGTAATTACATTATCTATACTGGCACTGGTAGCAATGATCTGGTTTGTATTTTCTACCAGGCGGTTTCTGTCGGCCAATGAAGTAAAGCTTACATAAGCGGCTGATGAAATAGTAATAAGTACCAGAAATCCTATCACATAGGCTATTTTAATATAATACTTCAGGTCTTTTTCGGGCGCTTGCATCAATTTTTTTGTAGCTTAAATCTCTTCCTGGTTATTTATGAGTTAACTATTTATTTTTCTTTCAGATCTTATTCCCGGCAAATATTCAATATTTCCTGTTATTCATTATTAGTTACTTGTAAACTTTAAATTTAGTTATTGCGTAAGCATTAATTATCTCAAGCAACCAGCATAGTACTACAAACCAGCCTATTATATATGAAATTATGCATACACAACCCATCGGCTTACCCAAGCAATGATAAAACTAACCGAAAATGCTGAAAATTTCTTCATTTTAGAACAGGTAGCAGAAAAATCTGCACAAGCTTTTTTCATATTTGATGTTACTCAGCAACATTTACATTATGTAAATCCTGCCTTTGAACAGATCTGGCAACGGAGCAGGCAATCTATTTATCCAAACCTGCACGTAATTATGGATACGATCCATCCTGAAGACAGGGTGTACTTATCCGAACAATATCAACGTTTGCTTCATCATGAGGAGAACAAAAGTGTAGAATGCCGGATTGTTTTGCCAGATGGTTCACTCAAATGGGTATGTTTTACGGCTTACCTTATCCATCAGCACAGAACGGTCCGGTATATAGCTGGTTATGCCGAAGATATAAGCAAAAGCAAAGAGTACAGCTATAATTTATTAAAGTTCAATGCAAAAAAAAATGCAGTGCTTGAAATAATCTCTCATGACCTGGCTGCCCCTTTTAATACCATACAAGGCATTGCTGGTCTGATAGAAAATAAACTGGCACAACAGGACTATACCGGTGTACAAAATTTATTAAAACACATCAAGGATAGCAGTAAGCGAGGTTCTGATTTGATACGTGATTTTGTGACCCAGGAATTTCTGGAATCTTCTGAAGTAGTGCTTAATAAATCCAGAATTGATATTGTAGAAAAAATCAGGCTGATCATTGAGGATTATAAAAATGGGCAAAAACTCATTCCCAAACAGTTTGAACTCACTACCTCTCATGATTCTATTTTTATAGAATTAGATGAAATGAAATTTGTACAGGTACTCAATAACCTGATTTCCAATGCTATCAAATTTACACGTGACAATGGCACCATCAGCCTGCATGTAGAAGAAAAGCAGGATACCATTCTGATTACGGTTGCCGACAATGGGATCGGTATTCCTAAAACATCGCAGCCGGTATTATTCGAAAAATTCACCAAAGCCCGGAGGCCAGGTTTACGGGGAGAAAAATCTGTTGGATTAGGAATGTCGGTAATAAAAACCATTGTAGAATTGCACCAAGGCACTATCTGGTTTGAAAGTGAAGAAGATGAAGGCAGCCAGTTTTTTATCGAAATACCTAAAATAGATCAGACTCAGTAATACTAAATCGTTGTGGGTTATTAGCTTCGCTGAACTGACGCTATGTTGTTAGTTATGGGTTGTAATTCCTCATTATTGAATAAACTTTGCATGTTTGCGGTAAGCCTGAATTGGCTGGCCATTAATCCCAACCAGTAAGGTATTATTAATAGTAACTATACTTCTGACATCTCCTTTAATCTGTAATCCGGAGCTGCGTTGGGGAATATAGGTAAAATTTCCATTGCCCTCCCCTTTGAGTAATACGCCATAATTGGCATCATACTTTCCGAAACGCAAACGGGCTTTATTAATATTGCCACACAGCAGCAGATCTTCATGGCCATCTTCATTATAATCCAGAGCAGTAATACTAAAAACCGGCGAAAGCTGCGCCTCCAGTGGTAGTGCCTTTTCCTGGAATTTCCCATTAGCATCCTGGATAAATAAAACAGTTTGCAGATAGTTTGCCGTTAAGTGGCCTGCTCCTTTTAGTTCTTCCGGTGAAAATATATCGTTTAGCGTAGCATCTGCATAGCTTTTATAATCTTTAAAACGGGTACGCATAATGCTCATCTGGTCGAGTAATTCATCGCGGGTTACGTAGGGATACGATTTATCCTGAATATAGAAACAGAAAACAGGATCAATGGAACCATTGTCATCAAAATCCTTGTAGTACAATTCAGCTGGCTGTTTTTCACTGGCCCGGCACTGGGTATTCAGCCCCTGGTTTCCGATCACCAGATCAGGTTTTCCATCTTTATTCAGGTCTTCCACGAGCAATTTATTCCACCAGCCAGAATAAGTTTTAGAAAAATAAGCACTGGTCTGATCGCTGAGTTTTCCATTGACCAGGCCAAGAACAGTTATAGGCATCCACTCTCCAACGATAATCAATTCGGGTTGTTTGTCTCCATTCAAGTCATGCCAGGCCGCATCGGTAACCATCCCTATCTTCTGCATGGTTGCGGCCAGAGTAGCGGTCATATCTTTAAAATGGCCTTTTCCATCATTGATTAACAAATAACTCCTGGGTATTTCGGGATAGCTACCTGGAATCATTCTTCCACCCACAAATAAATCCAGGTAGCCATCCTGGTTTATATCTGCTGCCCTTACGCAGCTGGTGCTGGTGTGCATTTTCGGCAATGCTTCTTTGTTTTTTGTATAATTGCCAGTCCCATCGTTGATATAGAGTCTGTCCTGCAACAGTGCATCGTCGGGCATAAAGTTGTGGTAGCCGCCACTGGCTACATATAAGTCCGGAAATGTATCGCCATTGGCATCGAAGAACAAGGCATTTGTATCTTCACTTAATTTATCCGCCTCAAAAGCTGCAACAGGTTTGCTGCTAAACTGCCCGGTTTTCGTTTGCAGATACAATCCTCCAGCCTGTCCGGCGCTACCGCCTGCGAAAACATCTTCCAGGCCATCGCCATTCACATCGCCTTTTACCAGGCATGGCCCGGAATATGATAAAGGATTGATCAGCAAAGGCTGGCGTTTAAAATCATTTATCTGACTGGCCTGATGTACAAACTTGAGGGGTGATTGCGCTTCTTCAAATACCGGAACCGGAACAGGTTCTGCTACCGGCTTTCCTGATCTGGCCTGTTTTTCCTCCAATACAAGCAATGTATCCGCCTTCACATGGGTCAGGAGCTGTGTTTTGCCGCTTTGCCAGGTTACATACAACGAATCTATATTTTTTTCTGTACCTAAGCCAATATGTAAAACCGGCGAAACACTGGACTGATAGCCTCTTGCTGGCATTTGTTCCAGATATTGAATTTTACCTTTGCGATGTACACGTATTTTGGCACCGATACCTGAAGTATTTTTCCCTTCTCCCAGCAGTTTCACTTGCAGATAATGGCGTTTGAGCAGTTTTTCAGCCTGGTTCTGATACACAAAAGCAGGGCTATTGATATTATTTACAATCAGGTCAAGATCTCCATCATTATCTAAATCTGCATAAACGGCACCATTGCTATTAGATGCGGCAGTCATTCCCCAGGCTGTTGTTTGATCTATAAAGGTAGAGCCACTGTTATTTTTATAGAGGTAGTTTTTTACATTGGAAGCAGGGATCTGGTGAACCAGTTGTAGCAGATCGTTGCGCACCATATTGCCTGCTTTCTGCTGAATGAAATCGCTCATGTATTTCATAAAATCCATATTGGTAAAATCCCTGGTAAAACCATTGGTTACAAACAGGTCTTTCCAGCCATCGTTGTCATAGTCAGCAAAAAGAGGTGCCCAGCTCCAGTCGGTATTGGAAACACCAGATAATTGTCCTGTTTCTGAAAAAGAGCCATTGCCATTATTTATATGCAACATATTGCGCATATACTGGTAATAGAAACCGGAGCGAAGGCTGAGATCAAATTTTTCATAATTATCTGGTGCAAAGAGCAGTTTTTGCCTCCGGTTATCTTCCGGCAACATATCCAGGGTATAAATATCAGGCAGGGCATCGTTGTTGATGTCTGCTATTTCATTCCCCATAGAGAAGTGGGAAGTTTGTCCCAGATGCGCCTGTACTTTATCAGTGAAAGTACCGTTTTTGTTATTGATATATAGATAATCTGGCACCGTATAATCATTTCCTATATAGATATCTGGCCATCCATCTGCATTGATATCTGCAATAGCAGCTCCAAGGCCATAAGAAAGGGTTGAACTATGTATTCCTGCCTGCTTGGTAATGTCAGTAAAAACATTGTTGTTATTTTTAAATAACCGGCTTCCACTCTGAGTATCTGCTTGTTTTAATAAATGTGCTGTAGATACATCGTCGAGTATGGGTAATCTCTCAGGATTATGATTCAATAAAAGCAGATCAAGATCAGTATCTTTATCAAAATCGAAAAAAAGTGCATGCGTACTGTAAGCAGTACTGGCCAGGCCATAAGTTGAGGCCTGCTCTGCAAAATGAGGTATGCCTGTTGAATCCTTTCCCTGGTTAATAAATAACTCGTTTACCCGCTTAGGAGCTGGCAATTTACCGGAATAGCATACATATATATCCAGTAAACCATCTCCATTCACATCAGCCATGGTTACACCTGTTTTCCAGGGGCCTTCCCTACCAGCCACACCAGCTTTAGTTGTAACATCTTCAAAGCGCATATACCCCTTATTGAGATACAGTTTATTAGGTTGCATATTCGCTGAGAAATAAATATCATCCAATCCATCTCCATTTACATCGCCCACCGCTACCCCGCCACCATTGTAAAAGTATTCGTACATCAGCACATTCGTGTTAGGCCCTTCTGTTAAATTATTGCTAAACGTAATTCCGGTTTCTGCTGACGGCAGTAAAGTAAAAAGTGGAGGAGTTGAAGGAGCAGTTTCAGACGTTTTTGCAGGCTTTTCTGCATCTGTAGCCGTTTTCTGTCTGCAAGCATCCAGACTCAAAGTCAGAATGATCAGACAGACAAGGAATAAATGATATCTGATTTGTAACAAGTTAATAAAATAAGTATTAGCCCTAAAATAAAAAATCTATGCCAGTGATAATAAACTGGCATAGATTATAAAATTACTCAAAAAATCTTACTGTTGGTGACCAGGATTGTTAACTAATTTATTATTTCTGTTCATTTCATCCCGGTGAATAGGCATGAAGTACATTTTATCGTCCCACTTACGGTTTTCTACGCCCGGATCTATATCCTGCACAGTATAAGTATATGTATAATTATCTTTGCTATACGCATACGCTGGTACCGTTTTTCCTGGTTTCAGTGTACCGGAAATTCTGATAATTCTTGCTTTCTGGCCAAGAGTTTCAGGCGCAATCATCCAGCGGCGGGCATCATAGAAACGTTGCTCTTCAAAGGCCATTTCTACATTCTTCTCATTTCTGTAACGATCCATCAAAGCAGGTCCGGAATCATCAACAGCAGGCATGCCGGCCCGGAAACGGATTTTGTTTAACCATGCCAACGCTTCTGCTTCTTCACCTAATTCAATACAAGCTTCTATGTAATGGAACACAATTTCTGTAAACCTGATCTGAGGAGAAGGCACTGACTGTCTGGTATTCTGATCCTGAAAAGTTACGTTATCAATGGTATTGTTGATAAATTTCCGTATTCCATATCCGGTACGGGTTCCATTCCAGTTTTCTATAGAGCTTTGCCGGGTATCCAGTCCCTGGTGAACAGTTGGACTGGCGGCACTTCCTATCTGGTATGTACCCATTTGTATCTCACCTCTTGGATCTATACCTTTTCCATCGGGGGTGCGGGTCTTAAAGGGTGCACCATCATACAATACAGTAGCATAAAAACGTGGATCTCTATTGTCGTAAGGGGCAGCGGCATGTGCAGGATTAGTCCAGTCGAATTTGGTACCATCCATCATTTCATAATCATCTACCAGGTTTTGAGTAGGCTCAGAGGAGGTCCAGCCGTGATAGCCATTAGGCATGTTATTGCGGGCAAACCAGGCGCCGTCTTCACTTTTTAAATCATTAAAATATCTGATAAATATTCCATCTTTCTCGCCACCACCTGTAGAAAGATACATATTTGTGTAATTCTGGCGGCCTTGTTCAGGGGTAACCGGGGCAGCTAAATCAAGTGAATAGCCATATTGATTCAGATCGATTACAGCTTTAGCAGCATCTTTGGCCTTTTGCCATCTGGCTGCCTGATCACCACTGGTATACCCTAGTAATTCTTTATTGGAATACCCAGCTATTAAACCAGATTTAGCACTGGCAGCAGGAATATCATGCAGGTCGCTGGCTGCATAGGTTAGCACACGGGCTTTCAAAGCCAGTGCAGCGCCATAAGTTGCACGTCCTGCTTCCATAGATTTGCCCTGTAAGAGCAGAGCAGCTGAATCCAGGTCGCTCACAATAAAGTTCACACACTCCTCATAAGTATTTCTGGCTATGGTATAATCCGGATCGCCTAAAAGATATGGTGTTTTTACAATAGGAACTGCTCCATAATAACGCAGCATCTGGTTGTAAAAATAAGCTCTCATAAAATAACTTTCTCCTTTCAACCGGTCAGCAATTCCATTTGTACTTTCAAATTTAGGCACTGCCAGGTTTTGTAAGGCAAGATTTGCTGCCCGGATCATAGCGTACATATTACCCCAGGCATACGTATCGTTTACCCATCCGGTATTGGCAGGGCTAATAATAGATTCCATAATATCCTGTTTGCCAAAATTGTACAAGGCATTATCTGTAATGGTTTCCATATTCTGCTGGTCCAGTATTCCATCACGTAAGCCATTATACAATTCTGTAACAGCGGCATCAGCAAGTGCAGCATCGCTCCAGACTGCCGTTCCCGGAGCTTTATCCAGGGGCTGTGTATTTAAGAAGTCATCCTTACAACCTAGCAGGACGGCTCCAGAAATCACCATGACTACAATATAATTTAGTATTTTTTTCATCTGTTTAGATTTTAAACCTTTTATGTGAACCTTGCTATTACTTAGTATTTTATTAGTAGACCGCTAATAACAAGGTTCAAGTATGTACTTTTAATTAAAAAGTTAAGCTTATACCAGTATTAATAATTCTGGATTGTGGATAGTACTGCACATTTCCGTTGAGTGATTCAGGGTCGAAAATGTCTGTTTTATCCCAGGTAAGCAGGTTCAGCCCATTTACATATACTCTCAGGTAGTTCAATCCTACTTTTTGTCCCAGAGTTACTGGAAGGGTATAGCCTATTTCCAGGTTTTTCAAACGGATATAATCTGTATTCTTCAGCCAATAAGTATTGTTATTAGAGAAGTATTGATTATTTCTGTCAACGGTACGTGGATGCTCAGTGCTGGGATTATCTACGGTCCAGCGGTTTTCATAGCTCCAGGCCAGGAAGTTACCAATTGTACCTGATTCTGTTTGCAAATAGATTTCTCCTCCGGCAGCTCCCTGAAACAACACTGATAAATCAAAGTTTTTATACCTGGCTCCAATATTAAGACCTCCCTGGAAAGTAGGCTGGCTGTTTTTGTTTCTTCTCACCATATCATCCCCATTTAGTTTGCCATCCCCATTTATATCCTTAAACTTCATGTCTCCCGGACGAAGTGTACTAGCACCTACGCCACTATAATCCAGTGTATTAGCATCTATATCAGCTTGTGTAGCAAAAATACCGTCATACTCATAAAAATTTCCGGTATTAATAGGCTTTCCGGTAGATCTCTGATATTCAGGTGCGCCTGGTGTTTCATCCCAGAATATAATTTTATTCTTAGCATATCCACCATTTACACTCACGTTATAGCTGAAATCACCTACCTGGTCATTATAGCCAATATTGAATTCAAATCCGCGGTTTTTAACTTTTCCTATATTTTCGGCAGGCAATGTCATACCTGTAGTTTGAGGAATAGAAGCACTTCTGCGCCATAAGATATTAGAACGGTTATTCTCGAATACATCAAGTTCAAAGAATATTTTTCCGTCCAGCATTTGTCCATCTAAACCTAATCCGGCATTATTAGCTACTTCCCAGGTAAGAGCAGTGTTAGGTACTCCATTTTCACGCAGGGTTTTTGCAAGCTGTCCTCCTATAGGATAGGTATTATAAGCATAAGTAGCCAGGTAATCGTACTCCCTTAATGCACCTTCAAATTCTACATAATCATTACCCAGCTGCCCCCAGGAACCTCTTAGTTTTAAGTTACTGATAAAGCGGATATTGTTTTTAAAGAAAGCTTCTTCAGAAATTCTCCATCCGGCTGTAATTCCTGGGAAAAATCCGTAGCGGGTATTTTCCGGGAACATATACGAGCCATCATAACGCCATAAAAATTCTGCTATATATTTCTCTTTAAAGTTATATCCGACACGGCCGAAATAGCTCAAACGGGCACGTTCCCAGGCACTTCCACTATTATCTTTTTCACGGTCGCCCCCGGCAAACAGCTGATCAATAGCTGTTGAGGGGAAGAATCTGCGGCTTGCATTGAAAAATTGTCTATTAGATGTTTCTCTGTTTATACCAGCGAGTAAGGTTATCGCATGCTGCTCAGCAAAGGTACGGTCATAGGAGATGATACCTGTAAGCAAGGCATTAATCTGATCGCCGCTGCCCTGATTCATCTGTGCCTGAGAAGGCCCACGTTGTACCTTTTGCAATTTAGGCGTTACTCCGTCAGCTTCTAATGTTTTATTATCCCAGCTATAGATATACCATGGAATCTCAAATCTTTTGGTTTGCTGTATATATTTATCAAGGGCGGCTGTTCCGCTCACTTTCAATCCCTGTACCCAAGGAATGGAGATATTGATTGTACCATTGCTCTGTAAATAATACCGGGTATCTTTATCATATCCCGACTGACTTGTAGTGATTAACACAGGTTGTTCACCATTCTCAATGTCAGGACCTGGCAAGCCATTAGGCCAGTAGGCCGGGCGGTAAGGATACCCACGCATTAACATCCTGAAAATTGTTCCGGCCGATCTGGTAGGAAATTCACGGTTTTCCTGGCGGCCTACCACACCGAGTGAGGTAGTAATGTATTTATTTACTGTTGCATCCAGATTTAAACGCAGGTCGAATTGCTTGTAGCCAGTTGCTGAATTTCTATAAAAGGCATCCTGATTTTGATAACCTATAGAAGCCAGATATTTTACATTTTCAGAACCACCATTAAGTTGCAGATTATGACGTGACTGAGGAGACCACGGCTTTAACGCTGCATCGAACCAGTCTGTATTTGGATGTGTCCATTGATTAGAACCATCTCTGAACTTCTGCATGTCGTCCGGTTTGAATGTAGCATTGGTTACTGCTCCATTATCGGGCCTTGTAAAAGTTCCGTTAGTTTTAAAAGCTTCGGAGGCTGCACTCCAGTATTGAGAAGGTAGATTATACAAATCTATTTCATTTACCATCTGGGCATATTGTGCAGCTGTAGCCATTTTAGGTATAATGGTTGGTTGCGCCCATCCCTGATTAAACGTATATGACAACTCAGGTTTGCCGGTTTTACCACGTTTGGTAGTTACCAGAATAACTCCATTTGCTGCTCTGGAACCATAAATAGCGGCAGCTGCATCTTTTAATACAGAAATGCTTTCAATATCAGCCGGATTTAACCTTTCAAGACCACCCTCTCTGGCGGGAACCCCATCAATTACAATTAAAGCATTATTATTTCCTAAGGTATTAGAACCTCTGATACGGATGGTAGATCCATCATATCCTGGTTCACCGCTTCTGTTGGTAGCAATAACACCGGGCATACGGCCAGCAATGGAATTTGAAATATTAACAGAAGGAGATTTTTGTAATTCGGCTCCCTTTACAGTAGCTACAGAGCCAGTTACTGTTACTTTTTTCTGTTCGCCATAGCCTACTACTACTACTTCTTCCAAAGATTGTATATCGTCAGCCATAGTAATATTTATGGAAGTCCGGTTGTTAATCGGAACTTCCTGTGTAGCATATCCAATAAAGGAGAACACCAACGTTCCATTACCATCTGGTGCAGTCAAAGTATATTTACCGTCCGCATCAGTAGTAGTCCCAGTTGTAGTTCCTTTAATAATTACGTTTACACCGGGCAAGCCACTATTCTGGTCATCTACGACTGTTCCTGTAATAGTTACATCAGCAAATAAACTTCTTGTTCTTTGAAGCGCTATTTTTTCCAGCGAAACTCTACTCACCTGCTGCATTGCTTCGGATTGGGAATTGGAAGCCAGCAGGAAATTGTTTTCTATTTTTTGCAGGCCGGATGTTTCTTTGTTGGCTACTATA from Rhodocytophaga rosea carries:
- a CDS encoding VCBS repeat-containing protein, whose protein sequence is MLQIRYHLFLVCLIILTLSLDACRQKTATDAEKPAKTSETAPSTPPLFTLLPSAETGITFSNNLTEGPNTNVLMYEYFYNGGGVAVGDVNGDGLDDIYFSANMQPNKLYLNKGYMRFEDVTTKAGVAGREGPWKTGVTMADVNGDGLLDIYVCYSGKLPAPKRVNELFINQGKDSTGIPHFAEQASTYGLASTAYSTHALFFDFDKDTDLDLLLLNHNPERLPILDDVSTAHLLKQADTQSGSRLFKNNNNVFTDITKQAGIHSSTLSYGLGAAIADINADGWPDIYIGNDYTVPDYLYINNKNGTFTDKVQAHLGQTSHFSMGNEIADINNDALPDIYTLDMLPEDNRRQKLLFAPDNYEKFDLSLRSGFYYQYMRNMLHINNGNGSFSETGQLSGVSNTDWSWAPLFADYDNDGWKDLFVTNGFTRDFTNMDFMKYMSDFIQQKAGNMVRNDLLQLVHQIPASNVKNYLYKNNSGSTFIDQTTAWGMTAASNSNGAVYADLDNDGDLDLIVNNINSPAFVYQNQAEKLLKRHYLQVKLLGEGKNTSGIGAKIRVHRKGKIQYLEQMPARGYQSSVSPVLHIGLGTEKNIDSLYVTWQSGKTQLLTHVKADTLLVLEEKQARSGKPVAEPVPVPVFEEAQSPLKFVHQASQINDFKRQPLLINPLSYSGPCLVKGDVNGDGLEDVFAGGSAGQAGGLYLQTKTGQFSSKPVAAFEADKLSEDTNALFFDANGDTFPDLYVASGGYHNFMPDDALLQDRLYINDGTGNYTKNKEALPKMHTSTSCVRAADINQDGYLDLFVGGRMIPGSYPEIPRSYLLINDGKGHFKDMTATLAATMQKIGMVTDAAWHDLNGDKQPELIIVGEWMPITVLGLVNGKLSDQTSAYFSKTYSGWWNKLLVEDLNKDGKPDLVIGNQGLNTQCRASEKQPAELYYKDFDDNGSIDPVFCFYIQDKSYPYVTRDELLDQMSIMRTRFKDYKSYADATLNDIFSPEELKGAGHLTANYLQTVLFIQDANGKFQEKALPLEAQLSPVFSITALDYNEDGHEDLLLCGNINKARLRFGKYDANYGVLLKGEGNGNFTYIPQRSSGLQIKGDVRSIVTINNTLLVGINGQPIQAYRKHAKFIQ
- a CDS encoding RagB/SusD family nutrient uptake outer membrane protein, encoding MKKILNYIVVMVISGAVLLGCKDDFLNTQPLDKAPGTAVWSDAALADAAVTELYNGLRDGILDQQNMETITDNALYNFGKQDIMESIISPANTGWVNDTYAWGNMYAMIRAANLALQNLAVPKFESTNGIADRLKGESYFMRAYFYNQMLRYYGAVPIVKTPYLLGDPDYTIARNTYEECVNFIVSDLDSAALLLQGKSMEAGRATYGAALALKARVLTYAASDLHDIPAASAKSGLIAGYSNKELLGYTSGDQAARWQKAKDAAKAVIDLNQYGYSLDLAAPVTPEQGRQNYTNMYLSTGGGEKDGIFIRYFNDLKSEDGAWFARNNMPNGYHGWTSSEPTQNLVDDYEMMDGTKFDWTNPAHAAAPYDNRDPRFYATVLYDGAPFKTRTPDGKGIDPRGEIQMGTYQIGSAASPTVHQGLDTRQSSIENWNGTRTGYGIRKFINNTIDNVTFQDQNTRQSVPSPQIRFTEIVFHYIEACIELGEEAEALAWLNKIRFRAGMPAVDDSGPALMDRYRNEKNVEMAFEEQRFYDARRWMIAPETLGQKARIIRISGTLKPGKTVPAYAYSKDNYTYTYTVQDIDPGVENRKWDDKMYFMPIHRDEMNRNNKLVNNPGHQQ